A stretch of Paenibacillus mucilaginosus 3016 DNA encodes these proteins:
- a CDS encoding EamA family transporter: MRASLLVLLGAASYGVLSTFVKLAYADGFTPGEVTGSQVLLGCAVTWLLVLLGSGRGIPSIAPRVRWKLIGSGVFTGLTGVFYYYALQSLDASFAVLLLFQFTWMGLVADWVLQGRVPTRYRVAGIVIVLAGTALASGVLDGSLLDRVSPSGIGLGLAAAASYTLFIYFSGKVAVQVPALWRSAWMLTGASLGVSVVYPPQFLWNGALGNGLLMWGFLLGLFGMILPSYLYAKGAPRLDTGLTAILGAIELPVVILCSSLLLHERTGITEWLGIALILAGIVFSERSGSGKNREPEAAVPAGTEELKV; the protein is encoded by the coding sequence TTGAGAGCAAGTCTGCTCGTGCTGCTGGGCGCCGCCTCTTACGGCGTGCTGTCCACCTTCGTGAAGCTGGCGTATGCCGACGGGTTCACGCCGGGCGAGGTGACCGGCAGCCAAGTGCTGCTCGGCTGCGCTGTAACCTGGCTGCTGGTGCTGCTTGGCAGCGGCAGAGGGATCCCGTCCATCGCACCGCGTGTACGGTGGAAGCTGATCGGCAGCGGCGTCTTCACGGGACTGACTGGCGTGTTCTACTATTATGCGCTGCAGTCGCTGGACGCTTCCTTCGCCGTCCTACTCTTGTTCCAGTTCACCTGGATGGGGCTGGTGGCGGACTGGGTGCTTCAGGGCCGGGTACCGACACGCTACCGTGTGGCCGGGATCGTTATCGTACTGGCGGGCACAGCGCTGGCCTCCGGTGTGCTGGACGGCTCGCTGCTGGACCGCGTATCTCCTTCGGGGATCGGTCTCGGGCTGGCCGCCGCGGCGAGCTATACGCTCTTCATCTACTTCAGCGGCAAGGTGGCCGTTCAGGTGCCTGCGCTCTGGAGAAGCGCCTGGATGCTGACCGGGGCTTCCCTTGGGGTGTCGGTCGTGTATCCTCCGCAGTTCCTGTGGAACGGCGCACTCGGTAACGGCCTGCTGATGTGGGGGTTCCTGCTCGGACTCTTCGGGATGATTCTTCCTTCCTATTTATATGCGAAGGGGGCGCCCCGCCTCGATACGGGTCTTACAGCGATCCTTGGCGCGATAGAGCTGCCGGTTGTCATCCTGTGCTCTTCCCTGCTGCTTCATGAGCGGACGGGAATCACGGAGTGGCTCGGGATCGCGCTGATCCTGGCCGGCATCGTCTTCTCGGAGCGAAGCGGAAGCGGGAAGAACCGCGAGCCTGAAGCCGCCGTACCCGCGGGTACGGAAGAACTGAAGGTTTGA
- a CDS encoding formate/nitrite transporter family protein → MDYVKPDQVVGSMVQSGAAKAALGVKDALLRGFLGGAILAFATTLAYTAAAQTKLPLIGALVFPIGFVIIILLGLELVTGSFALIPLAVLEKKATVRSMLANFFWVILGHLLGSAVYAALFYAAVTNFGHIQDQNVIQTIIKTAETKTNGYAALGYDGLAAVFAKAVLCNWMVTLGAVMAMTAQSTSGKILAMWLPILTFFAQGFEHAVVNMFVIPAGMMYGANVTLGGWWLWNQLPVLLGNFAGGLIFTGLFLYYTHSQKKKSSAAEPAASAVPGKVELLAAPAAHRR, encoded by the coding sequence ATGGATTATGTGAAACCGGACCAGGTGGTGGGCTCTATGGTCCAATCCGGCGCGGCGAAGGCGGCACTCGGTGTGAAGGATGCGCTGCTGAGGGGGTTCCTCGGGGGCGCGATCCTCGCTTTCGCCACCACGCTGGCCTATACGGCCGCAGCACAGACCAAGCTGCCGCTGATCGGTGCGCTGGTGTTTCCCATCGGGTTTGTCATCATCATTCTGCTCGGCCTGGAGCTGGTGACCGGCAGCTTCGCGCTTATTCCGCTGGCGGTGTTGGAGAAGAAAGCGACCGTCCGCTCCATGCTCGCCAATTTCTTCTGGGTGATCCTGGGGCATCTGCTGGGGTCCGCCGTGTACGCGGCCCTGTTCTATGCGGCGGTAACGAATTTTGGACATATCCAGGATCAGAATGTGATCCAGACGATCATCAAGACGGCCGAGACGAAGACGAACGGGTATGCGGCCCTCGGTTACGACGGGCTGGCCGCGGTGTTCGCCAAAGCGGTGCTCTGCAACTGGATGGTCACGCTGGGAGCGGTCATGGCGATGACGGCCCAGTCCACGTCAGGCAAGATTCTGGCGATGTGGCTTCCGATTCTTACGTTTTTTGCCCAGGGATTCGAGCACGCGGTCGTGAACATGTTCGTAATTCCGGCGGGCATGATGTATGGGGCGAATGTGACGCTCGGCGGATGGTGGCTGTGGAACCAGCTGCCGGTCCTGCTCGGCAACTTTGCCGGGGGTCTGATCTTCACCGGGCTGTTCCTTTACTACACGCATTCCCAGAAAAAGAAGAGTTCCGCAGCTGAGCCGGCGGCTTCCGCCGTCCCGGGGAAGGTGGAGCTCCTGGCTGCACCCGCTGCACACCGCCGCTAG
- the nirD gene encoding nitrite reductase small subunit NirD: protein MKRVVVGHSSEVTERRSRIVHVDGVEIAIFKLTGGKLRAIENLCPHKNGKLSEGIVCDHHVFCPLHDWKINLNDGLVQEPDEGCVRTYSVEVEEATGNIILLVEQGSSLAS from the coding sequence ATGAAAAGAGTAGTAGTGGGACACAGCTCTGAGGTAACCGAAAGAAGATCGCGGATCGTCCATGTGGACGGTGTGGAGATCGCCATCTTCAAATTGACGGGCGGCAAGCTCCGGGCGATCGAGAATCTTTGCCCGCACAAGAACGGCAAGCTCTCCGAAGGCATTGTCTGCGACCACCACGTCTTCTGCCCGCTGCATGACTGGAAAATCAACCTCAACGACGGGCTGGTACAGGAGCCGGATGAAGGCTGTGTACGGACGTACAGCGTAGAGGTGGAAGAAGCAACCGGCAATATCATCCTCCTCGTGGAGCAGGGAAGCTCCCTGGCGTCTTAA
- the nirB gene encoding nitrite reductase large subunit NirB, whose product MKKKLVLIGNGMAGVWAVEQLLKLAPNQYEVTVFGSEPHPNYNRILLSSVLAGDAKIDDIVINDWNWYKENGVTLHAGHTVTKIDTERKSVSTASGITAEYDDLIIATGSLPFMLPLPGADKEGVIAFRDINDCNTMIETAKNYKKAIVIGGGLLGLEAARGLLNLNMDVSVVHIFKDLMERQLDQTASQMLRKELEKQGMNFLLEKNTDSILGKKRVTGVKFKDGSVVDADLVVMAVGIKPNVQLAKDSGLEVNRGIVVNDYLETSIPHVYSVGECAEHRGIAYGLVAPLYEQGNELAKRLAGVPSAGYQGSVVSTKLKVSGVDVFSAGQFTDAEDTASVRVQDDFEGVYKKVVIKDGKVIGAVLFGDTSDGSRLFKMIREGEDVTGKEKQILLGEGSGGGAKSGVDYVASMADSEIVCGCNGVSKGTILNAISEKGCTSVNEIKACTKASGSCGGCKPLVADLLALALGADGVQTVKEGICGCTEHSRDEVVEAIRSMRLTSSKEVMNVLEWKTEEGCSKCRPALNYYLGMAWPEEHEEERESRFVNERNHANIQKDGTYSVVPRIYGGVTSPAELKRIAEVAEKFDVPMVKFTGGQRLDLLGVKKEDLPKMWAELDMPSGYAYGKALRTVKTCVGSTFCRFGTQDSIQMGIDLEKRFERLNTPAKVKLAVSGCPRNCAESTIKDFGVIAIDGGWELYVGGNGGVKVRASELLCKVKTEEEVQEWAGAFLQYYREAAKWNERTSEWVSRVGLESIKEALASEEERKALNERIDKTLSLTTDPWKEIIEKDELRATFEELQAPALETVAD is encoded by the coding sequence ATGAAGAAGAAATTAGTACTCATCGGCAACGGGATGGCAGGCGTATGGGCCGTAGAACAGCTGCTCAAGCTGGCGCCTAACCAATACGAAGTCACGGTGTTCGGCAGCGAGCCTCATCCCAACTACAATCGGATCCTGCTGAGCTCGGTGCTTGCAGGCGATGCGAAGATTGATGACATCGTTATCAATGACTGGAACTGGTACAAGGAGAACGGCGTTACGCTGCACGCCGGCCATACGGTAACCAAGATCGATACGGAGCGCAAGTCGGTATCGACGGCTTCGGGCATCACCGCCGAGTACGATGACCTGATCATCGCGACAGGCTCGCTTCCGTTCATGCTTCCCCTCCCTGGCGCGGACAAGGAAGGCGTAATCGCGTTCCGGGATATCAATGACTGCAACACGATGATCGAAACGGCCAAGAATTATAAGAAAGCGATCGTCATCGGCGGCGGTCTGCTCGGTCTTGAAGCGGCCCGCGGCCTGCTCAACCTGAACATGGATGTGTCGGTTGTCCACATTTTCAAGGACCTGATGGAGCGCCAGCTCGACCAAACCGCTTCGCAAATGCTCCGCAAAGAGCTGGAGAAGCAGGGCATGAACTTCCTGCTCGAGAAGAACACGGACTCGATTCTCGGCAAGAAGCGCGTTACGGGCGTCAAGTTCAAAGACGGCTCCGTCGTCGATGCCGATCTGGTGGTCATGGCGGTAGGCATCAAGCCGAATGTCCAGCTGGCCAAGGACAGCGGTCTCGAAGTGAACCGCGGCATCGTGGTGAACGACTACCTCGAGACGAGCATCCCGCACGTGTACTCCGTCGGCGAGTGTGCCGAACACCGCGGCATCGCGTACGGTCTGGTGGCGCCGCTGTATGAGCAGGGCAATGAACTGGCGAAGCGTCTGGCTGGTGTGCCTTCCGCAGGCTACCAGGGTTCCGTGGTATCGACGAAGCTCAAGGTATCGGGCGTCGACGTCTTCTCCGCAGGACAGTTCACGGATGCGGAAGACACGGCTTCGGTCCGGGTGCAGGATGACTTTGAGGGCGTCTACAAGAAAGTCGTCATCAAAGACGGCAAAGTGATCGGTGCGGTGCTCTTCGGTGACACGAGCGACGGTTCCCGCCTCTTCAAGATGATCCGCGAAGGCGAAGACGTGACCGGCAAGGAAAAGCAGATCCTGCTCGGCGAAGGCTCCGGCGGTGGAGCGAAGTCGGGAGTGGACTATGTCGCTTCGATGGCGGACAGCGAGATTGTCTGCGGCTGTAACGGGGTATCGAAGGGCACCATTCTGAATGCGATCAGCGAGAAGGGCTGTACGAGCGTCAACGAAATCAAGGCGTGCACGAAGGCATCCGGATCCTGTGGAGGCTGTAAGCCGCTGGTGGCCGACCTGCTGGCGCTGGCTCTCGGGGCGGATGGCGTGCAGACGGTGAAGGAAGGGATCTGCGGCTGTACGGAGCACTCCCGCGACGAAGTCGTGGAAGCGATCCGCAGCATGCGCCTCACTTCCTCCAAGGAAGTCATGAACGTGCTCGAGTGGAAGACGGAGGAAGGCTGCTCGAAGTGCCGTCCGGCGCTCAACTACTACCTCGGCATGGCTTGGCCGGAAGAGCACGAAGAAGAGCGCGAGTCCCGCTTCGTCAACGAGCGTAACCATGCCAACATCCAGAAGGACGGCACGTACTCCGTCGTTCCGCGGATCTATGGCGGCGTAACTTCTCCGGCTGAGCTGAAGCGCATTGCGGAAGTTGCGGAGAAGTTCGATGTGCCGATGGTGAAGTTCACGGGCGGCCAGCGTCTGGACCTGCTCGGTGTGAAGAAGGAAGACCTGCCGAAGATGTGGGCGGAGCTCGACATGCCGTCCGGTTATGCGTACGGCAAGGCGCTGCGTACGGTCAAGACCTGCGTAGGCTCGACGTTCTGCCGCTTCGGCACCCAGGATTCGATCCAGATGGGGATCGACCTCGAGAAGCGCTTCGAGCGGCTGAACACGCCGGCGAAGGTGAAGCTTGCCGTATCGGGCTGCCCGCGGAACTGCGCGGAATCGACCATCAAGGACTTCGGCGTGATTGCGATCGACGGCGGCTGGGAGCTGTATGTGGGCGGCAACGGCGGCGTGAAGGTGCGCGCTTCGGAGCTCCTTTGCAAGGTGAAGACGGAAGAGGAAGTGCAGGAGTGGGCGGGGGCGTTCCTGCAGTACTACCGTGAAGCGGCCAAGTGGAACGAACGGACGAGCGAATGGGTCAGCCGCGTAGGCCTGGAGTCGATCAAGGAAGCGCTGGCGAGCGAGGAAGAGCGCAAAGCCCTCAACGAGCGCATCGACAAGACGCTCAGCCTGACCACCGACCCGTGGAAGGAAATCATCGAGAAAGACGAACTGCGTGCGACATTCGAAGAGCTTCAGGCCCCGGCGCTTGAGACGGTAGCGGACTAA
- a CDS encoding DNA internalization-related competence protein ComEC/Rec2, with protein MTKGGESNMLQGRPVVLLALSWTAGYALALGWPQPWHNALLAVGAGLLLCLIRLLRPPGAAGLAGLFLAAAAMGWYGEYDHRNVSRIIPAGMEEPAAVLQGRIVTSVTVDGDRVSFQAEAGELSVPQPGSSEGQGRGERVQVSIRLASEAEQAAALKWERGDRIGLKGKLAAPSAARNFGAFDYRKYLYYQGIHWQLTAKGLGEVQVRPPEQGDWGIWLPLRWNDKVREALGGQVDRLFPPEQAGFMQGMLVGLTETIDPELFSRFSQLGLTHIIAISGLNVAIFVGCLVWVLQRFGLTREATLLTALYLMPLYIAVTGASPSVVRAGLMAMIALYAAYRHRLKDGLHIALLAGVGMLLWNPYYLTDVSFQLSYLVTLGLILGVPAMNAVLPDRLGKGKDAVSIALVAQLMSFPLTVYYFNGFSLLSLPANFVMVPVFSTIVMPAGTVAMLLGFVSGTGAGWIAWLVTQVNAFLFAAVEWSSAWSFFRTIWRSPSLLWIGAYYAVLLLLIALIRERSRREAEAGQVQPMLFTSGEEERRLRRQRLKVRFMLPGALAVWAVLLLYAYHPDRGVQEGRVQFLDVGQGDSILIQVLPEGRNVLVDGGGTVAFGREGEAWRVRRDPYEVGRKLLVPLLKKRGVQQIDELIVTHQDADHYGGLQAVLEEIPVRRLLFNGTVKGEAGVEKLFRTALERGTRLVPVRDGDRLALGKDTVLHFLHPADPGQHAGLVWEEDQNPQSVVFLMEMQGTRWLFTGDIGQETERLLLGRWAAGEPEREGEDGGSELRLSAGADGGLRPAPLDVLKVAHHGSKSSTSEAWLDAWRPKQAVISAGVNNLYGHPSPAVLDRLGAQGTAVYRTDRQGEIQMVVRSGRISLRTRFPEVE; from the coding sequence TTGACAAAAGGGGGAGAGAGCAACATGCTGCAGGGAAGACCGGTCGTGCTGCTGGCGCTTAGCTGGACGGCGGGATACGCCCTGGCACTCGGCTGGCCGCAGCCTTGGCACAATGCGCTGCTGGCGGTCGGGGCGGGGCTGCTGCTTTGCCTGATCCGTCTGCTGAGACCGCCGGGAGCCGCCGGGCTTGCCGGCCTGTTCCTTGCAGCGGCAGCGATGGGCTGGTATGGCGAATACGATCACCGGAACGTCAGCCGGATTATCCCTGCGGGGATGGAAGAGCCGGCGGCGGTGCTGCAGGGCCGCATTGTTACATCCGTCACGGTCGACGGGGACCGGGTCAGCTTTCAGGCGGAGGCCGGGGAGCTGTCAGTACCGCAGCCGGGGTCATCAGAAGGACAGGGGAGGGGCGAACGGGTCCAGGTGTCGATCCGGCTGGCCTCGGAGGCCGAGCAGGCAGCGGCCCTGAAGTGGGAGAGAGGGGATCGGATCGGGCTGAAGGGCAAGCTGGCGGCTCCGTCCGCTGCGAGGAATTTTGGAGCCTTCGATTACAGGAAGTACCTTTACTACCAAGGGATTCACTGGCAGCTGACGGCCAAGGGGCTTGGCGAAGTACAGGTCCGCCCTCCGGAGCAGGGAGACTGGGGGATCTGGCTTCCCCTGAGATGGAATGACAAAGTGAGGGAAGCTCTCGGAGGGCAGGTGGACCGGCTGTTTCCGCCGGAGCAGGCGGGCTTCATGCAGGGGATGCTCGTCGGATTGACCGAGACCATCGACCCGGAGCTCTTCAGCCGGTTCTCGCAGCTGGGGCTTACGCACATCATTGCGATCTCGGGCTTGAATGTGGCCATTTTTGTCGGCTGCCTCGTATGGGTGCTTCAACGCTTCGGCCTGACGCGGGAAGCGACGCTGCTCACGGCGCTGTATCTCATGCCGCTCTACATCGCGGTGACGGGAGCCTCGCCTTCGGTGGTGCGTGCCGGGCTGATGGCGATGATCGCTCTGTATGCCGCTTACCGGCACCGGCTCAAAGACGGACTGCATATCGCACTGCTGGCCGGTGTGGGGATGCTCCTTTGGAATCCGTACTATCTGACGGATGTCTCGTTCCAGCTGTCGTATCTTGTGACCTTGGGGTTGATCCTCGGTGTGCCCGCGATGAATGCGGTACTGCCGGATCGGCTCGGAAAGGGGAAGGATGCGGTATCGATCGCCCTGGTGGCGCAGCTCATGTCCTTTCCGCTGACGGTGTATTATTTCAACGGCTTCTCGCTGCTATCGCTGCCGGCGAACTTCGTCATGGTGCCGGTGTTCAGCACCATTGTGATGCCGGCGGGAACGGTGGCCATGCTGCTCGGCTTCGTCAGCGGCACGGGGGCAGGGTGGATCGCCTGGCTGGTGACGCAGGTGAATGCATTCCTCTTCGCTGCCGTGGAGTGGAGCTCGGCATGGAGCTTCTTCCGGACGATCTGGCGCAGCCCTTCCCTGCTCTGGATCGGCGCGTATTATGCCGTACTGCTTCTGCTCATCGCGCTCATCCGGGAGCGCAGCCGGAGGGAGGCGGAGGCGGGGCAGGTACAGCCCATGCTGTTCACTTCGGGAGAGGAAGAGAGGCGGCTCCGCCGGCAGCGCCTCAAGGTCAGATTCATGCTTCCGGGTGCGCTGGCGGTCTGGGCCGTGCTGCTCTTGTATGCGTACCATCCGGATCGGGGCGTGCAGGAAGGGCGCGTCCAATTTCTCGATGTCGGCCAGGGGGACAGCATTCTCATTCAGGTGCTCCCGGAAGGGCGCAATGTGCTGGTCGATGGAGGCGGCACAGTGGCCTTCGGCAGGGAGGGAGAAGCTTGGCGTGTGCGCCGGGATCCGTATGAGGTGGGGCGGAAGCTGCTCGTGCCCCTTCTGAAGAAGCGGGGAGTGCAGCAGATCGACGAGCTGATTGTGACTCACCAGGATGCCGACCATTACGGCGGGCTGCAGGCGGTCCTGGAGGAGATTCCGGTCCGCCGTCTGCTCTTCAACGGAACAGTGAAGGGGGAGGCTGGTGTGGAAAAGCTGTTCCGCACCGCGCTCGAGCGGGGGACGCGGCTGGTGCCCGTCCGGGACGGAGACCGGCTGGCGCTGGGGAAGGACACGGTGCTTCATTTCCTGCATCCGGCTGACCCGGGACAACATGCCGGATTGGTGTGGGAGGAGGACCAGAATCCCCAATCGGTCGTCTTCCTGATGGAGATGCAGGGCACGCGCTGGCTGTTCACGGGAGATATCGGGCAGGAGACGGAACGGCTGCTTCTTGGACGGTGGGCGGCAGGAGAACCGGAACGGGAGGGGGAAGACGGGGGATCGGAGCTGCGGCTGTCCGCTGGGGCGGACGGGGGGCTTCGCCCGGCACCGCTGGATGTCCTGAAGGTGGCCCACCATGGGAGCAAGTCATCCACGTCGGAGGCGTGGCTGGACGCCTGGCGTCCGAAGCAGGCGGTCATCTCGGCCGGCGTCAACAATCTGTACGGGCATCCGAGTCCCGCCGTCCTGGACCGATTGGGCGCACAGGGCACGGCCGTCTACCGGACCGACCGGCAGGGGGAGATCCAGATGGTTGTCCGCAGCGGGCGGATCTCCTTGCGCACCCGCTTCCCGGAGGTGGAATAG
- a CDS encoding deoxycytidylate deaminase has translation MTRKDWDTYFMDIAYMASTRSQCGRRHVGAVLVQGKKLLGTAYNGAPMGVPDCSEAGCMLVEEFELVNADGGEQVVKKQRCIRTIHAEQNLLLFTDREDREGSVVYVTDQPCWTCANMLANSGIAEIVYHRPYPKDAAKVRGLMDSRGMRFRMLEQYEPPAGTLTEVHN, from the coding sequence ATGACACGCAAGGATTGGGACACGTATTTCATGGATATCGCCTATATGGCATCGACCCGTTCGCAGTGCGGCCGCAGGCATGTCGGCGCGGTGCTCGTGCAGGGGAAGAAGCTGCTGGGAACGGCATATAACGGGGCGCCGATGGGCGTGCCGGACTGTTCGGAAGCCGGCTGTATGCTGGTCGAGGAGTTCGAGCTCGTAAATGCGGACGGCGGGGAGCAGGTGGTCAAGAAGCAGCGGTGCATCCGCACAATTCATGCGGAGCAGAACCTGCTGCTCTTCACGGACCGGGAGGACCGCGAGGGCTCGGTCGTCTACGTGACGGACCAGCCCTGCTGGACGTGCGCGAACATGCTCGCGAACAGCGGGATCGCCGAGATTGTGTACCACCGCCCGTATCCGAAGGATGCGGCGAAGGTGCGCGGTTTGATGGACAGCAGGGGGATGCGGTTCCGGATGCTGGAGCAGTATGAGCCTCCGGCAGGAACATTAACGGAAGTTCACAATTAA
- a CDS encoding ComEA family DNA-binding protein, with the protein MLRKLDMKMTLLAVVLAACGLFLVLGAAKPWSSGAADGFVAVDDEMRRMLETAEAEEKPAQPPKQGEAATASESRAAVQAQGVGQAGAAGTLQSAEAAEAGDGPKPQGGGSSVPSAGRPPVAGGRVSAAGQPAANGGAAAAGSPPASQSPAASSAALLNLNQATAEQLDALPGIGPSRAAAIIELRRKRGGAFRSLDELLEIKGIGEKSLQKLKPLLTL; encoded by the coding sequence GTGTTACGCAAGTTGGATATGAAAATGACCCTGCTGGCCGTCGTGCTGGCGGCCTGCGGCCTGTTCCTGGTGCTCGGGGCGGCAAAGCCCTGGAGCAGCGGGGCGGCGGACGGCTTCGTCGCCGTCGATGACGAGATGCGCCGGATGCTGGAGACAGCGGAGGCGGAAGAGAAGCCGGCGCAGCCCCCGAAGCAGGGCGAAGCCGCGACGGCCTCGGAGAGCCGGGCGGCCGTGCAGGCGCAGGGAGTCGGCCAGGCCGGGGCGGCAGGGACGCTACAGTCCGCAGAAGCGGCGGAGGCCGGTGACGGGCCGAAGCCGCAGGGAGGCGGCAGCTCCGTGCCGTCAGCCGGCAGACCGCCGGTAGCGGGCGGCAGGGTCTCTGCCGCGGGACAGCCTGCGGCAAACGGAGGGGCCGCCGCTGCCGGCAGTCCCCCCGCATCGCAAAGCCCGGCTGCTTCGTCCGCTGCTCTGCTCAATCTCAACCAGGCTACGGCGGAGCAGCTGGATGCCCTGCCGGGCATCGGGCCGAGCCGTGCGGCGGCGATCATCGAGCTGCGAAGGAAGCGGGGAGGGGCGTTCCGCTCCCTTGACGAGCTGCTGGAGATCAAGGGCATCGGCGAGAAGTCGCTCCAGAAGCTGAAGCCGCTGTTGACTTTGTAG
- the comER gene encoding late competence protein ComER → MRVGFIGTGSMGSILIEAFIRSGALNPEHIVATNRTLAKAELLAEKYPGMQVARSSKEVTVGADLLFLCVKPSEYKAVIDEIQDHALPGQIVISITSPVLIRHLEELLPSKIAKIIPSITNFVLSGATLCIYGDRLTPEDKELLDNLFSHVSAPIRVSEQYTRISSDLSSCGPAFLAYFVQKFVEAAVDTTGISEEEATQLASEMTLGTGKLLTTGGFSPAQLQKRVAVPGGITAEGLRLMEKELCGVFYDLIRTTHSKYEEDLEKVEARFFGTKVD, encoded by the coding sequence ATGCGGGTAGGATTCATTGGAACAGGCAGCATGGGCAGCATACTGATCGAAGCATTCATCCGGTCGGGCGCATTGAACCCGGAGCATATTGTGGCAACCAACCGAACCCTTGCCAAAGCCGAGCTGCTGGCCGAGAAATACCCCGGCATGCAGGTGGCAAGATCCAGTAAGGAAGTGACCGTAGGAGCCGACCTGCTGTTCCTGTGCGTGAAGCCCTCGGAATACAAGGCCGTCATCGACGAAATTCAGGATCATGCGCTTCCCGGCCAGATCGTCATCTCGATCACCAGCCCCGTCCTGATCCGTCACCTGGAGGAGCTGCTCCCCAGCAAAATCGCCAAAATCATTCCCAGCATCACCAACTTCGTTCTCAGCGGCGCCACCCTTTGCATCTATGGAGACCGGCTGACCCCTGAGGACAAGGAGCTGCTCGACAACCTGTTCTCCCACGTCTCCGCTCCGATCCGCGTCTCCGAGCAGTATACCCGCATCTCCTCCGACCTGTCCTCCTGCGGCCCGGCCTTCCTCGCTTACTTCGTCCAGAAGTTCGTCGAAGCCGCCGTGGACACGACAGGCATCTCGGAAGAAGAGGCGACCCAGCTCGCCAGCGAAATGACGCTCGGCACCGGCAAGCTGCTCACTACGGGAGGCTTCTCACCCGCCCAGCTGCAAAAGCGCGTCGCGGTTCCCGGCGGCATCACCGCCGAAGGACTCCGCCTAATGGAAAAAGAGCTGTGCGGGGTCTTTTACGACCTGATCCGCACAACTCATTCCAAATACGAAGAAGACTTGGAAAAGGTGGAAGCCCGCTTTTTCGGGACCAAGGTCGATTGA